The DNA sequence GACGGTTCGGGGTTCGTCGGCGACGGAGGAAGGCGGCATCAGGCTCTAATAACCCGCTTCACGAGGGGGAGGTCAAGAGGCGGCGGGTTCGGGCAACTCCCGGGCATAGGCCGGAAAGCGGGAGCGCATCTCACGTCCCAGCAGCCCCCCATGGCCGAGGGAGGCGATCGATGCCAGAGTGAACTGCTCGCCGGCCATGAGGCGCGGGAGGAGGAGGTCGGCGGCAGTCGCCATGCTGAAGGCGCCGCACCGGGGAAGCCCGAGCAGCTGGGTCGCTCCGAGGCGCCCGAGCCAGAGCATCGACCCTGGATGCGCCGGCACGCCGTGCCGAAACACCTCACCACCCAACCCCTCGAGGGCCTCGAATAAGGGCGCGAGGGGGTCACCGGCCGAGACGCCGCCAATCAGGACCAGCCCGGTGCGCTGCTGAACGGCCAAATCTTCCAGGGCGGCCCGAGCGTGGTCGACGGCGTCCGTGGATCCATCCGACGGGATCGCTCGGACGCCGAGAAAGCTTCCCCCCAGTGATTCCGCCCGTAGCCGCGAGGCCGCCACGAACCGTTCAAGGGCGCCGGCCGGGAGCGATTCCGCCGCGAGGGCGGCGACGGTGACCCCGGTGTACGGTCGCACGGAGAGGAGGGGGCCATGCTCTCCGGCCAGGCGCACCCCCTCGGTGACGGCGTCCGCTGCAACGATGTGGGGGGCTGTCTTGACACTCGCCACCAACTCCCCGACCTCAACCGGCTGGTGGTTCCAGCGGGTGAAGAGTTCCAGCGGGTCGATGGCATTGATCCGTTCCAGCCCCTCGAGCACGATTGTCAGGACGCCCCGATGCGTGGCTACCAGGTCGATCCGCCCCTGATGCACCGGGCTGGCGGCGATGCCGGGCCCGGCTGCGGCGGTGGCAAGCAGGCGTGCCGCCTCCGCCTCGTGGAGTTCGTGGGCACCGATCCAGGCCAGGCGCACTGGCCCGGAAAGTCCGGCCCCCGCGGCATCGTGCAGCAGGGCGGCCTCGGCGCCGGTGAGTCGATGGCCCTTTGCCCACGTCCGTTCCCCAACTGGGAAGGAGGCAAGGAGGACAGCCCCTTCGATCACGTCGGGCGAGAGCGCGCGGAGCGCAGGCGAGTCGAGGAGGTAGGCGCCGCTGCGAGGGGCGGCCGCGATGTGCGCTGCGACGTTGGTCCAGAACTTTTCCGTAAACTGCCGAAGCACATCTTCGACCATTCCCCGTCCGAATCCGGCGAGCATGCCGTGGACCCCGGTCACCGAACTCCAGGTCAGCCGGGTCCGTTGCGCATCGAGCGACTCGAGGCGCACGAGGGTGTCGACATCCAGGGTCGAGCCGGGCGCGGTGCCCGTGGCGCGGAGGCGGAGGCTGTCGGGGTGCTGGAGGTCGTGCAATTCGGCCTCGAGGACGACATGGACCCGCACCAGGCCGGACCCCACGCTGCACTTGACCGTGTACCGTCCCGGCCCGCGCACTTCGAATGATTCGGTGCCGGGGGTGCAGGCCGCCATCAGGTCGCCATCCTGGAGGTGCCGCCAGACCGCCTCCCGCGGGGAGCCGAGCTCGGGCGAGCCGCCAAATTCGAAGATCATTGCTGGGATGACTCGAGACGGGAGAGATCCGCGGGCGTGTCGACGTCGGGGTTCGCCCCGTCGACGTCCACGTGCACCACGAGTTCCGGGGTCCGCGACAGAGCGCGCCCGAGGCCCTCGTCTCCGGTCAGGCGTTCGGCGAGCCCCCAGGCGTCGCGGTCGAGCAGCACCGGATGACCGGGTTCGTCCGGCGCCGCGGCGTATCGGGGCCGGATCACGGCGCTGCCCCCCAGTTCCCAGGCGCGGACAACCTCCTCGGCCGCCTCGGCAGGCGCGGCGGGCTGGTCGGCAAGGAAGATGAGCGCCGCCTCTGGCTGTGGGCGGAGAATCGTCAGGGCGCGGAGGCCAAGCTGGAGGGAGCCGGCCATCCCCCGATCGGCGTGCTCGTTCCAGATCACCCGAACTCCCGCCTGCCGGAGCAGGCCCGCGACACGTTCGTCGCCGTCCTGAACCACGGCGGTGACGCCGGACACGACGCCCCGGTCGCGAAGTGCGGTCATGGTGGCGATGACGTGGCTGAGCACCGACCGCCCGCGCCAGAGCGCCAGCAGCTTGTTGCTGCCGAACCTGGTGGAGGAGCCTGCTGCGAGGAGGAGCGCATGCGGACGCATGCAGAAGAATAGCCGGGAGCCGCGCGATCCTGCGCGGCCCCGCTCAGCGAAGCGCCAGGTAGGTGAGCCCGGCGATGGCCGCGCTCATCGGGATGGTGAGGATCCAGGCCCAGACGATGGTGCCGGCCACGCCCCACCGCACCGCGCTCAGCCGGCTGGCCGAGCCGACGCCGACGATCGCCCCGGTGATGGTGTGCGTGGTGCTGACCGGGATTCCCATCGAGGACGCGATCAGCACGGAAATTCCCCCGGCAGTCTCGGCACAGAATCCCCCGA is a window from the Gemmatimonadales bacterium genome containing:
- a CDS encoding SRPBCC domain-containing protein, whose product is MIFEFGGSPELGSPREAVWRHLQDGDLMAACTPGTESFEVRGPGRYTVKCSVGSGLVRVHVVLEAELHDLQHPDSLRLRATGTAPGSTLDVDTLVRLESLDAQRTRLTWSSVTGVHGMLAGFGRGMVEDVLRQFTEKFWTNVAAHIAAAPRSGAYLLDSPALRALSPDVIEGAVLLASFPVGERTWAKGHRLTGAEAALLHDAAGAGLSGPVRLAWIGAHELHEAEAARLLATAAAGPGIAASPVHQGRIDLVATHRGVLTIVLEGLERINAIDPLELFTRWNHQPVEVGELVASVKTAPHIVAADAVTEGVRLAGEHGPLLSVRPYTGVTVAALAAESLPAGALERFVAASRLRAESLGGSFLGVRAIPSDGSTDAVDHARAALEDLAVQQRTGLVLIGGVSAGDPLAPLFEALEGLGGEVFRHGVPAHPGSMLWLGRLGATQLLGLPRCGAFSMATAADLLLPRLMAGEQFTLASIASLGHGGLLGREMRSRFPAYARELPEPAAS
- a CDS encoding nucleotidyltransferase family protein: MRPHALLLAAGSSTRFGSNKLLALWRGRSVLSHVIATMTALRDRGVVSGVTAVVQDGDERVAGLLRQAGVRVIWNEHADRGMAGSLQLGLRALTILRPQPEAALIFLADQPAAPAEAAEEVVRAWELGGSAVIRPRYAAAPDEPGHPVLLDRDAWGLAERLTGDEGLGRALSRTPELVVHVDVDGANPDVDTPADLSRLESSQQ